In Bactrocera oleae isolate idBacOlea1 chromosome 5, idBacOlea1, whole genome shotgun sequence, a genomic segment contains:
- the RhoGAP15B gene encoding uncharacterized protein RhoGAP15B isoform X3 codes for MEQEDSCRPVPAPRRLYPELRKTDYENVTVELINKNLNINSENIHTVTNCTEKVPNNKIFFGAQSDQEDANSVGTRKSILTETNDLYGPNANEEVAPAPIYATPTPAPRPRKPQNTDFENANSIYENTELRSTSPKTPTLYPQLLRCTGAISKETSPNTSTASSPSNNRAAFRKAPDLPPKTYLSVERERANRAQRYSIGSEVSTTSSYNVTMDASAGGGGLGEHSFSGSYKQKSASNATLNSSLDGSNESGDNAKFKSPSPGELLKSIGSTSKLLTESIGERVALKTKGIKNKFDKNFSTISSETAQRLRSVGKNFNTNFTLTKKEKDKEKEKSTAQFHTERPQTLPPNDQVFGSISFTSPLNHKTGGVEDLSASAADCSYDLPRNLRAARSDLDLPAPPSYEDALKSTPQTSFARNAPISKSVMVPKHIAAEAASVALKKQRSNTSLQNVAEEAHTTDNSSVGTSRDSLNLSSPPMPNFPAPTLPKELVAEISDGLYGKLKPIQPPQRLKRRKNYEEIQLRRAVETPSPVGASSLRPNVDSVELQQLNMEAAAAEREESMLLHKQILAAERRMPNPDRSDSWEYIGDSVEESVCSTPEPVYANEDATYGRVFEMATSNKPSAAQESRTYENTTISRPSTSRMQPNNFGQIKSAEVEGAVGGCAPATVEIIQEFDPLSSRKAATICNSDKSNQLLLLEHLLEEDVYGTVSGDQVKSDDDVSMCTSEEDNQTAVTGTTTAIVSQQPATVVLPTPSNKRQTNSVRDSQIQIVHQNAQLLSESMENIVDDEEERVRPYLSRVDEQPASGSNIDLSRSADNRTQWFVQDNNKENNEQQRRNPFNKLNIVGDGPPSYLEAIGADGRLPITPTEQKSRASRFMNTVNVFSTNVKQRVGAITRKSSFKMAPKSDVKVTLQMVPRPTLSPLLVRYEGPLIRFPSGVVEDILKEMQNRKAILRDRQFQTFLDQEMKTPKETIPLDCITTLQCVSNSRVTDNSTHFYCFEITTAIPKNHSSSGNVQAMSNPNLVMTSTSSGNCKHQRVAHLYGVSKESERGIWMQKLLESLTNTLPPKYLCHYYRAGWCYLKNSITSEWSGTWLVLKKNQRRLIFVSEAAGNLEKMDLRKARCIVLKDSDETIRNLHIESGPTLMIDCPPFTVYMTMSSPRETKIWRHIIREVAHNNGFSLIDQQLTKFNVPVIVDKCINFVYIHGSMSEGIYRKSGSENSILKLLSAFRADAFNVEITRNEYNEHDVANVLKRFMRDLPERLMGKLSESFMCVTELTKASEKIQAYKELLARLSSIERETLKKIVGHLAFISSQKTKNKMSTKNLTMIWGPTLLQNHQQQEEMVYSQKEADVLTDLITLYKNLFPLSPEEMKKEQEMLMCLQKYYAAAETMADSVKKSGDLKMWVVLNAKPEITSEEKDQVNVTITPTRTAYDICRELAPKMQMSTHQVSLHEVILNDCLERPLHHDTKVFDVVLNWSYWPEDDRKNNYLVVKPIDTIREVQRAVKNLATVTPGKELKFADNRTKSFKSLLCELRDGKIVISKKDKNDKTTIVREIFLHSTTAYLGFEKKRDFPWSWAITFVERTQTQILRSRDSPFIGHVLAGSEWVDRTIWYSSIWYSLYGDNILPPAEIILK; via the exons ATGGAACAGGAGGACTCTTGCCGACCCGTACCGGCACCGCGTCGTCTCTACCCCGAGCTGCGCAAAACCGACTATGAAAACGTCACCGTCGAGTTGATTAATAAAAATCTGAATATCAACTCGGAAAATATACACACAGTCACAAATTGCACCGAAAAAGTGCCGAATAATAAAATCTTTTTCGGCGCGCAATCGGATCAAGAGGATGCCAACAGCGTCGGCACACGCAAGTCCATACTAACGGAAACAAATGACTTGTATGGTCCCAATGCAAATGAGGAGGTCGCGCCCGCACCCATCTACGCCACACCAACACCAGCGCCGCGCCCACGTAAGCCCCAGAACACAGACTTCGAGAATGCCAACAGCATCTACGAGAATACAGAGTTACGTAGCACCTCGCCAAAAACACCGACGCTCTATCCACAGCTGCTGCGCTGCACCGGCGCCATCAGTAAGGAAACTTCACCCAATACATCGACAGCCTCGTCGCCGTCAAACAATCGCGCGGCGTTTCGTAAAGCGCCTGATCTGCCGCCGAAGACATACCTCAGCGTGGAGCGGGAGCGCGCCAATCGCGCACAGCGCTATTCCATCGGCAGTGAAGTGTCCACCACAAGCAGTTACAACGTAACCATGGATGCTAGTGCAGGCGGTGGCGGTTTGGGTGAGCACTCATTCAGCGGCAGTTACAAACAGAAATCGGCCTCCAATGCAACACTGAATTCATCCTTGGATGGTTCTAATGAGAGTGGCGATAATGCGAAATTCAAATCACCTTCACCCGG TGAACTGTTGAAATCCATTGGTTCCACCTCTAAACTACTCACCGAATCCATCGGCGAACGAGTGGCGCTCAAAACTAAGGGTATCAAAAACAAGTTCGATAAGAATTTCAGCACGATCAGCAGTGAGACCGCGCAACGTCTGCGTAGTGTTGGTAAAAACTTCAATACAAACTTCACGCTGACCAAAAAGGAGAAGGACAAAGAGAAAGAGAAGTCCACAGCGCAATTCCACACGGAACGTCCGCAGACACTGCCACCCAACGATCAAGTCTTTGGCTCCATCTCCTTCACAAGCCCACTGAATCACAAAACCGGCGGCGTTGAAGATCTCTCCGCTAGCGCCGCTGATTGCTCTTATGATTTGCCGCGTAATTTGAGAGCGGCGCGCAGCGATTTGGATCTACCTGCGCCACCATCGTATGAAGACGCCCTGAAATCTACGCCGCAAACGTCTTTTGCGCGTAACGCACCCATTAGTAAGTCGGTGATGGTGCCCAAACATATAGCCGCTGAGGCAGCCAGTGTGGCGCTGAAAAAGCAACGCAGCAATACGAGTCTGCAAAATGTTGCGGAGGAGGCACATACAACGGATAACAGTTCAGTTGGCACATCGCGTGACTCACTGAATTTATCATCGCCGCCAATGCCCAACTTTCCAGCGCCGACGCTGCCGAAAGAGTTGGTGGCCGAAATTTCGGATGGACTTTATGGCAAACTCAAGCCCATACAGCCACCACAGCGGCTGAAACGACGcaaaaattatgaagaaattcaATTGCGGCGTGCGGTGGAAACCCCATCACCGGTCGGCGCTTCCTCATTACGTCCGAATGTTGATTCGGTGGAGCTGCAACAGTTGAATATGGAAGCTGCGGCTGCGGAACGTGAAGAATCAATGCTGTTGCATAAACAGATACTTGCGGCAGAGCGTCGCATGCCAAATCCAGATCGCAGTGACTCTTGGGAGTATATCGGTGATAGTGTGGAGGAGAGCGTGTGCTCAACACCGGAGCCTGTGTATGCAAACGAAGACGCCACCTATGGCAGGGTATTTGAAATGGCCACAAGCAATAAGCCGTCGGCGGCACAAGAGAGCAGAACATACGAAAACACCACGATTAGCAGACCTTCGACGTCGCGAATGCAGCCAAATAATTTTGGACAAATAAAATCTGCCGAGGTAGAAGGCGCGGTTGGTGGTTGTGCGCCAGCGACTGTCGAAATTATACAAGAATTCGATCCACTTTCCAGCCGCAAAGCGGCCACAATCTGTAATTCAGATAAAAGCAATCAGCTCTTGCTCTTGGAGCATTTGCTCGAGGAGGATGTATACGGCACAGTTTCAGGAGATCAAGTAAAATCAGATGACGATGTTAGCATGTGCACATCAGAGGAGGATAATCAGACTGCGGTTACTGGCACCACAACGGCTATAGTGTCGCAGCAGCCAGCCACAGTCGTGCTGCCTACACCTAGCAACAAGCGACAAACAAATAGCGTCAGAGATTCTCAAATACAGATTGTGCATCAAAACGCACAATTGCTCTCGGAGAGCATGGAAAATATTGTGGACGATGAGGAGGAACGCGTGCGCCCCTACTTAAGCCGAGTCGACGAACAGCCAGCTAGCGGTAGTAATATAGACTTATCACGCAGTGCCGATAATCGTACACAATGGTTCGTACAAGACaacaataaagaaaacaatGAGCAGCAAAGGCGTAATCCCTTCAATAAACTGAACATCGTAGGTGATGGTCCACCATCCTATTTGGAGGCTATTGGTGCTGATGGCCGTCTACCAATCACGCCTACCGAACAAAAATCACGTGCGTCGCGTTTCATGAATACAGTCAATGTATTCTCTACGAACGTTAAGCAACGCGTCGGCGCGATCACGCGTAAGAGCAGTTTCAAAATGGCACCCAAATCGGATGTGAAGGTAACTCTACAGATGGTGCCCCGACCCACACTATCGCCATTGCTCGTGCGTTACGAGGGACCGTTGATACGTTTTCCATCCGGTGTAGTGGAAGATATACTTAAAGAGATGCAGAATCGTAAAGCCATTCTGCGCGATCGCCAATTCCAAACATTCCTCGATCAGGAGATGAAGACACCCAAAGAAACCATACCACTAGATTGCATTACGACTTTGCAGTGTGTGAGCAACAGTCGTGTAACCGATAATTCGACACATTTCTATTGCTTTGAAATAACCACAGCAATACCGAAGAATCATTCGAGTTCGGGTAATGTGCAGGCAATGTCGAATCCCAATCTAGTTATGACGAGCACCTCATCGGGCAATTGCAAGCATCAGCGTGTGGCACATCTCTATGGTGTGAGCAAGGAATCAGAACG CGGCATTTGGATGCAAAAGTTGTTAGAGAGCCTGACCAATACTTTACCACCGAAATATCTCTGCCATTACTATCGCGCCGGCTGGTGTTATCTCAAGAATTCAATAACCTCCGAGTGGAGCGGCACTTGGTTAGTGTTGAAGAAAAATCAAAGACGTTTAATATTCGTAAGTGAAGCTGCTGGAAATCTAGAGAAGATGGATCTACGCAAAGCGCGCTGTATTG TGCTCAAAGACAGCGATGAAACAATACGCAACTTACACATCGAGTCTGGTCCGACGCTTATGATAGACTGTCCACCATTTACGGTATATATGACTATGTCGTCACCGCGTGAAACAAAAATTTGGCGTCATATTATCCGCGAAGTGGCACACAACAATGGCTTCTCGCTGATCGATCAACAATTAACTAAATTCAATGTCCCCGTTATCGTGGATAAATGCATCAATTTCGTTTATATACACGGTTCCATGTCGGAAGGTATCTATCGCAAATCCGGCTCCGAAAATTCCATATTAAAGCTATTATCCGCCTTCCGTGCCGATGCCTTCAATGTCGAGATCACACGAAACGAATATAACGAACACGATGTGGCTAACGTCTTGAAGCGTTTCATGCGCGATTTGCCGGAACGTTTAATGGGTAAACTCTCCGAAAGCTTTATGTGTGTGACGGAGCTTACGAAAGCATCGGAAAAGATACAAGCGTACAAAGAACTATTGGCACGCTTGAGTTCGATCGAACGTGAAacactgaaaaaaattgttggacATTTAGCATTTATTAGCTCACAGAAAACGAAGAACAAGATGAGTACGAAAAATCTGACAATGATTTGGGGTCCAACGCTATTACAAAATCAC CAGCAGCAAGAAGAAATGGTTTACTCACAAAAGGAGGCTGATGTCTTGACTGATCTTATAACACTATACAAAAATCTATTTCCCTTGTCGCCAGAGGAAATG aaaaaagagCAAGAAATGCTGATGTGCTTGCAAAAATACTACGCGGCCGCTGAAACGATGGCAGACTCTGTGAAAAAATCGGGCGATTTGAAGATGTGGGTGGTTCTAAATGCCAAACCAGAGATCACAAGCGAG GAAAAAGATCAGGTAAATGTCACAATCACACCCACCCGCACCGCCTACGACATCTGCCGCGAATTAGCGCCCAAAATGCAAATGTCAACCCACCAAGTATCACTACACGAAGTAATATTGAACGACTGCTTAGAACGTCCACTACACCATGATACAAAAGTATTCGACGTTGTGCTCAATTGGTCCTACTGGCCCGAGGATGATCGCAAAAACAATTATCTCGTTGTCAAGCCGATCGACACAATACGTGAAGTACAACGTGCCGTTAAAAATCTGGCAACCGTGACACCCGGCAAAGAATTGAAATTCGCCGATAATCGTACAAAGTCCTTCAAATCCTTGCTATGTGAATTGCGCGACGGCAAAATTGTGATATCGAAAAAAGACAAAAACGACAAAACCACCATTGTGCGCGAGATCTTCCTACACAGCACAACGGCATATTTGGGTTTTGAGAAGAAACGCGATTTCCCGTGGAGCTGGGCGATCACATTCGTCGAGCGCACGCAAACGCAGATCTTGAG aTCACGCGATTCACCGTTTATTGGGCATGTGCTAGCGGGCAGTGAGTGGGTCGATCGCACGATTTGGTACTCCAGCATTTGGTATAGTCTGTATGGCGATAATATACTGCCACCGGCGGAAATTATTCTCAAGTAG